In the Saccharococcus thermophilus genome, TAACCAATTAAGCAGGTGGAAATCCTATCATACTGGCCTGCTAACAAGTTTGTTGAATCCAAAAGCCACTTTATTTTATCTGTCTTTGTTTACTCAAGTTGTACAACCTGGGACTTCAATCTTTGCACAGCTGTTTTACGGTTTGTCGGTTGTAGGAATTGAAATGATATGGTATTCACTCATGGTTATTTTCCTTACTCATAGTTATATACGAAAAAGATTTATGGCGATTTCCGCATGTGTGGAACGCATTTCTGGTGCCATTCTTGTTTTATTAGGAATTCGGCTTGCATTTTCAAGACCAAGCAATTAATCATTTTTTGGTTTTTAAACAACTTTTTTGTTACTGCTGATTAAGTTAAAGTATTTCATCGAATATTTTAATTAAAAACACCGTCCGGTAATCCGAACGGTGCTTTGTATGTTTAAAGGATTTAAATTTTTACGATTCTAATCTGTTATTCAATTGGAAAATCATGATGAAAATGAACCGTACCGTTTTCATCACGAATTTCGACCGTCACTTGTTTTAGTCCCGGATCCACCTTGAGTACACCAAAATTAAAGAACCCACTTTCCGCATACAGTTGATCCGGCCCAAATGTAGGATCCAGTGTTGACGGCTGGCCTAGGCCCGCCCCGATCGGTCCACTTACTAATTCGCGATAATCAACCGTACCGTTATGGTCCGGATCATACTGGATAATATCAGCATAATGAACATCAGCTGTGACAAAATACACGTTTTTCATTTTATTCTCCATAATGAACTTGGAAATCTCCGCAAACTCATGTTCATACCCTGTTTTATCGTCCGGATTGATATTGTTGCCATTCGCCCATCCGTCGCGTGCATTTGGTTTCCCAGTCGGAATGGAAATCGGCACGGAAGAAGCAATAAGTTTCACTTGGGCATCTGAATTCAACAGTTCTTTTTTCAGCCATTCCAGTTGCTCTTGACCAAGCATTGTCTTGTCCTGGCCATCCGGTTTCGTATCCGGGTCACGGTAGCTGCGATTATTTAAAATGAATAAATCAAGTGTATCGCCCCATGAAAACTTATGATAAAGCTTCCCGGATGAACTCCGCTCGTCCAATATTGGCCAATAATCCGTAAATGCTCGAAATCCGGTTGAGGCAAGCGGCTCAAACGGGCCAGAAAAGTCATTCGTTACCTCATGGTCATCCCAGATAGCATAAACACTTGTCGATTGAAGCAATTTTCTCAAGTTCGGGTCGGTACGGTTTTCCTTGTATTTCGCCCAGAAATCCTCAATGTTTTTCGATGGCGGATTCGGAACAGCCGGAGTAGCATTATCCGCGTAAATTGTATCTCCGCTAAATAAGAAGAAATCCGGTTTTAAATCCGCCATCGCCGCAAAAGATTTAAAAGGCGGGATTTGGCCCTGTCCTCCTGTGTCACCACCCCAAACAATCGTTAACGGCTTTAATTCATTTTCAGCTGGAGCTGTTTTAAATCTTCCACTCACCTGATGTGATCCTGGGAGAGCCTGAACACGGTAGTAATAAATCGTGTCCGGTTTCAATCCCGTCACTTTTACTTGTACGGTCAGATCATGTTCGGAAGTCGCTTTTTTGGTTTTCACGATAGCTTTTTTAAAAGAAGCATCCTCGGAAACTTCAAATCGTACCTTTGCGGGTTGGCTTGTTCTAGTCCATAATACCGCGGATGTATCCGCCACTTCGCCACTGGCCGCCCCGTGGGAAATGTACGGTTTCTTGTTCAATTCTACTAATTGATCAGGATAATTCGTAAACATTCCATCAACACCAAGGGATAACTGTTCGACCATTTCATCCTGCGTATTTACGGTATACGGATGGACGACCATATGACGTTCATGTGCCTCCTGTATAAACGCCGGGGTGACGAGTGATTTATCTGGTCCTACACCTTCCGCATATTCCGCTGCTCGGTTAAAGACATCATCCAGATTTTTTCCTTGAATCATATCTGGACTATAAAGCTGGATAAGGGGAATATCCTCAGGAACGAGATGCTGCAATTTTCTTAAGCTCGCTTCACTGAATGATTGGAAAATGACTTTCCCTTTTTTCAAGTAACCGTTCTTTTTCAAAATCTCAACGAGTTTTTCTTCCATGCCCGGATAAACGTCCGGGTCCTTCGTTTCTATATACAGAGCAACTTTTGGATCTTTCTTTTTGACAAAATCGATTACTTCCTGAAGGGTTGGAATCTTCTCCCCGACATATTGTTTTTTTGCATATTCAGGGTAAGCCTTGTTAAACCAAGAACCGGCGTCTAACTTCTTAATTTCGGCTAGCGTAAAATCTTTTACCCGCCAAGGGGCGCGGTCGGGATATACTTCTTCCGCATTTGTCGTTCTTGCCAGCGTGGAATCGTGAATGGCAATTAACTGACCATCTTTTGTCATATGCAAATCCAATTCGATATAATCTGCTTTCATCTGAATCGCCTTTTCGTATGCTGCCAGTGTATGTTCAGGTGCATAACCTGAGGCACCGCGGTGGGCAATGACATCAACCTGGTCAACAATCGGTTGCAGCATAGACTGCTGTTTAACCTGTTTACCCGTTGCCATTGCTTCCGGGGCATAATTCGCAAGTAACCCCAACGATAGAGAAAGAGATAAACCAATCATTCCTGTTTTTTTCACCGCTATCTCGCTCCCTCTAAATTTTGATGATTTTTGATCATCTTCATTGTAAGAAACAGATTTGAACACAATATTAAAATTAATTTTAATATTTGTTAAATAAAAAACAGGAAAAATAGATGATAGACTTTATCGTGAATGCATTTTCACCTTATCTTCCAATTAAATAAAAATAGAGGCATTACGAAAATCGCAATGCCTCTATATACTTTGATGCAGTATTGGAACAGGGCATAGCGTCATTTTGAATCGGTTTGACACACAATGCCCATGATTATTTTTCCGTTAATGAATGGCTATATGTAGTACCTAGCTCATATGCTCGATTGAAAAGACTTTCGTAATGTTTTTTGACTTCCTCTTCGCTTTCCATATCTTCCGCTAACGTATTATACAGAAATGCAACTTCCGATTGAGGAATACCTGTATAGCCAGCTAAACCAACTTTCAAATAATGGGAAATCATCGTATCAAAATTTCTTTTTTTAAGACTTTCTTCTGTCTCCCCTACAAGCGGAATCCACAATACCTTTTTGTGTGGAAGGCGCGCGCCTCCATAAGCAAACCCATAATTCCATACCCGGTCTATATATCCTTTTACGATCGCTGGTAATGAATACCACCATAATGGGAAGATGAAGGCTAATCCATCGTTTCTTTTCAATCTTTCCATTTCTGCATGAACACGTGGAGAATATGTTTTATTAGGGTTGTCCCAATCAGGCTCATCTTGTTCGTATAACAGCGGATTAAATTCTTCACCGTACAAATCCGCAATTTCCACTTCATGTCCAGCGTCTTTTAACCCTTGAATGAAACGATCGGCAATCGCAAAAGTAAGGGATTCTCTTCTGGGATGTGAGACAACAGTTAACACTTTCATACAACCAGCTCCTAATATAAACCATATTTGATGAACTACCTTTAAATTACAATGATCTTCATTTATTATCAAATGATCAGCTTCTTGCTCCAATTATTATACCCGTTAGACGTGTAAGAATTCATTGACGGCAGGAGAACAACACATTATAATCATAGTAAACAGATATGATTTATAAAATTAATTCAAGAAAGGGTGGACAGAAAATGAGCGATATTTTAAAAGAAGTATTGGCTGCGAATGAAGAATATGCTGCTAATTTCGGGGACAAAGCGAATCTGGCAATACCGCCGAAGCGTCGATTTGCGATTCTGACCTGCATGGACGCACGCCTCGACCCAGCCAAGTTTGCCGGACTTGCGGAAGGCGATGCTCATGTGATCCGAAATGCTGGAGGCCGGGCAAGTGACAAGTGACGACGCGATTCGTTCTCTCGTAATCTCGTACAAGCTGTTGGGAACACGGGAATGGTTCGTGATTCACCATACCGATTGCGGCATGGAGACGTTTACCAATGAAACTATGCGCAATTTGCTCGCTAACAGTCTGGAACCAGCCGAGTTTGACGGGAAAAATTGGCGTGATACAGGAAAAGGCCCCGGTTCCAGAGCAGGGGAATACATGGAATTTTTGACAATCAGCAACCTTGAACAGAGTGTTATCGACGATGTCGAACGAATTCGTTCCCATCCTCTTGTTCCGGGCTATATTACGATCTACGGTTTTATTTACGACGTGAAAAGCGGCCGTTTGATTGAAGTACCTGAAGCAAACCGCATTGGCCGGGCAACCATCTGATCATCCGTGTTTTTTCTCGTATTCATTATGACCTTTTTTGACGGTAAAAGCGTCCATGTAATCAAAAGCCGCTTGTTTCGCTTCTTTTCGCGTACGGGACGGCTTGGATCCATGCATTCTTTCTTGATCAAGATGATGAAGAGGCCAATAGAAGCGTTATCGTAACAGTTGTCGCTTTTTGACATGTCAAAATATCATTTCAATATATTTCACTTTGCTTACTATCGATGGCCTGACAAAATGAAATATAAAACAAGAGAACCCACCGCGCCTTTTAACGATGCGTGGTGGGTTTTTTATGTAATTAAAAAGCACTGTCTTTATTTATGGTATGCTCAACGGTTGGCCTTCTATAAGGGACCTACTTTCCTGAACGTTCTTTTTCCAACAGTTCAATAATCCGATCCAGTTTTTCTTGCAATTGTTTATTATTTTTTTCGTTTTTCGATACATAGCGAACGACCGACACCAATGAGGCAAGGAAAAAAATAATGATCAATATATTAACCAATTGAAACATGATATCTCCAATAGCAATGTTCATCCTCATTCCTCCTGCTAATGTCGTGGCGCCCATAACATGACCGAAACGCCGATTAAACAAATAACCACCCCAATCCAATCGTATGTATCAGGAGTTTTTTTATCGATTCCCCAGCCCCATAATACCGATAAAACAATAAAAACTCCACCATAAGCCGCATACACCCTCCCGAACGAAGGAAAGTGCTGAAACGTAGGGATGACACCGTACAAAATTAAGACGATACTGCCGATGATTCCGTACCAAAACGGTCTTCCCTCCCTCAGCCATAGCCAAACAAGATAACCGCCGCCGATTTCCGCTAATCCGGCCAGGAAAAACAACAGAACCGTATAGATGATCAGGATCACCTCTTTTATTTATATATGATGATTCTTTCCTATATCTTAATCTTGTTCATTAGCAAATGGCAATCCTTGTTATCGAAAGCATAAAGAAACAACATGAATTCTTTTTCCATATTTCTGTTTTATCTTTAACTCCGAAATAATTCCCATTCCAAAAGAAAAACCACCTAATTCGTCAGGAGGTTTTTGAAACAAAAAACGTTTCGTTATTTTGATTCTTCTTTTTCAAACTTTTTTGGCATATACTCCTTCTCGTAAGCATCGTCTTCTGCATTGTCTCTAATCGTTTTTTGAAGTACAAACGAAGACATGATTAAAAAGCAGGCGCATACCGCGTAATATCCTTTCTCGACTAGGGGCGCATCCATATTGTACAATCCAATGAACATAAACGCGCACGATAGGACAAAAGAGGTCCAAGCCAAAAACGTAAATGCCTGCGTGTTGCGGCGGCGGTAATTCATGACTCCATCCCCTCTCCCATTCAGCTTTTTTATCATTGTATTTTATTTGTGATGGCTTGATGCCCTAGATTACATTCTTCGCTCTAGCTCTTTTGCTAAAGATTCCTTTCTTCATTTTTTAGTTTGAACGAGGAATTTTATATCCGAGATATTGCTGTTATACGTAATTTTTAAATTTTCAGAACTGTGCATGGACAAAAACTGAAATAAAGCATAAATAATACAGTAACGATTAGTTCTATTTGGGAGTGAAATGCAATGAAAAGGATAGACTATAAGAGAATGAAGCAAATACGTGCTAAAAAAATAAACACTTTTCAATCTTCAGGAGTTCAAAAAAAATCTATAGCCCGCTGTTTTCAATGTATAAACAAAAAGAGGACAGAAAAGGGTAATCATGCTATTAGCGAACCAGATACTGAACCAAGCTATGTTGATACAGTTGAGCAAATTCCCCATTCTGATTCTAAAATGGCTGATTCCACTGATGTTAAGCATTTTTTTCAGACTGGCCATGGCGATAAAACAAATGATGAACCTCAAATCGATTCTGCTTTGGAACCTGTGCATACTTTTGAAACTGGTTTTGCAGATGAAATAAATAATATGCTTGTCAGAAAGGATATAGATGAACCCAATCGTGCTGATAATGCGGATGAATCTCATAAATACGGAAAAATACGTTCTATGACAATAAAAAGTCCATTCTCCACTTTTGTAGAAATTGACGATTTTCTTCATCCTCCTGTCTTTGGCGGTACAGTTCAACATACGGCTGAATTTCTTGACCCAGACAACAGACAAACTCCTCAATTAGACACAAAACTACTTCATACGACAACTTATTATCCTGAACAGCCTTATTGTTGTTTAGTTTCCTCTAAAATTCACGAAATGATATTTTTTGCTGACACGGTTCGCACTTATGGAACGAAGAATAAAAAAAATCATTACAAATCAGATGTGGTTCCCGTACATGACTCGCTATCTACCAAAACAAAAGAAACAAATAATCAATCTTGTACTTCTCATGATTTTATAAAAATTAGAGCTCCAGTTATAGTCGGGGAATACGAAATTGAAATATGTTTAGAAGAAGATGTGGTGTTTGAAGAAGAGATTATGAAAGTGAACGAAATCTCTAAAGAGGTTGTACTGACAAATTGCAAATTTGTACCTACGCAATTTTCTCCATCATTGAGTAATGGAACATGTACGGCATTAAAAGGAAATTTATTTATAGAAGGATATATACATCAAAATATTGGGTATACTGCAGTTTCCAATAAAAATACGGGTTCCATACAAAAAGACCCAGCAACTCAATTACATCAATTATGCCAAAAAATTGTATTGGATTTAATCATTCATTTACTGCAAGTACAACCAGTTCGAGTCCATTATGATGGCAAAGGGATCTAGAAGATAATCGAACGTATCTACTAATTTAAAAATGAGAAAAATCACTATTATACTACCCTATACTTTCAAATGAATGCTGAATATTGTATTAACGTAGAGCTTGAGAAAAGCTCAAAAAAAATATATAAGGAGTGGATTATTTATGAGCTTTGGGTCATCTTGCAATAAAGGCGGACAACCAACCCCACCAGCTTGTCCAGTAACAGCGACAGAACAAATCCCATTATCCAATGAAAATACCCCGGTAATCCAAACACCAGGTCTTACGCCAACTCTTAAAGTTCCGGTTGTACTAGCAGAGAAAACCATTCAAGTTGTTTTAGAGGCAGACATTCCACTTAGCCCAGCAGCAACTGAAATTAAGAGAGTGACAAAGAATGTATTTCTAGAACAAGTGAAACTGGTACCTGTTAGATTTGAGCGTATTGGCACAACTGACTTTTTTAGAGTCACAAGAGCTAAATTATTTATATCAGGTTTCATTCGGAAAGATATTGAATATGCTTCCAGTGCATGTAATGGAACACTTCAGGATCGAATTGCGGAAGTTCCGTTTTCTGGTTTTACAGAAATTACAGCTGATCAGTTCCTCACGTTCCCAATTATAGGTATTTCAGAAGACAGCAAAGCTTTCTTCCTTAATGAGAAAAACGACTTAACTCCTCGCTTAGATAAATTTTTCTTCCAAAATCTCGTCAAATATAATGAACAACCATACGGCGAATTAGTAGGTGCAAATTTCTACGAACTTGATTTTTCACCAGTTAATGTAGACATCAGAGGGCAATTTAGCACGTTGCGCGAAAAAATCGTCATGGACCTTACTGTAAAAGTATTGCAAGTCCAACAAATGCAAGTTGCGGCTACACTAATAACTCCAACTTTCCCTGAAGGTACTGTTGATTGATAACAAGTTTTCCACTAAGGGCAGAAAAACGGAAGGTTAGACATATTTCGATTTTTGCACAATCTGAACCACAAAGTTGAATGAATCTTTGAAAAGGTAAAGCCAAAAATCGCAAAAACAGCCTGTGAAGCAGAGATAGTACAGGAACACGTTTCATGCAACTCTCATTGACATACTAAGCTGTTCATGAGACAAGGAAGCTCCTTTCCAAAATTATTCTATCGAAGGAATGCTTCCTTGTCTCTTTTTCTATGGGTTCATGATTTTTGAATTCGTTTTTGTTTCACTCCCTTATGAACAGATGTATTTTTGCATCGTACATGGATCATTCAGTTTGCAGCCGAACGTAAGAATGATTTAAATCGAAGGAGACCGATCAACAATCCCACTATCCCGAACACTAATAACACCATCAATGTTGGCCATATATCATTTAGATGAGCACCGCGGATAATCACATCCTGCATACCTTTTTGTGCCCAAAATTGCGGAGTATAGTGAGCAATCGTTTGAAGCGCACTTGGCAACATATCGTAAGGAACCCATAATCCGCCGAGGGCAGCACCTCCTAATGTAATGAGCATGGTAATACCTCTACCTTGGTTTTCTCCTTTAACTAGGAAAGAGACGGCTAACCCGAGACCGGTACCACAAATGCTAAGACAAAGAATAATCAGGCTGATCGCACCAAGATCTCCTAAATGAAGATCATAGACAAAGTGACCAAATGTTAACAGGATCGTACATTGAATAAGTACGGAAATGATAGCTGGAATCCACATACCAATGAGGTACTCTAGAGGATTCATTGGCGTGCTTCGCAATCGTGAGATCATCCCCGACTCTTTCTCGCGCAGAAAACTCCGCAACATGACTAAGATAATAAAGAAGACAAACATTACCGTGTAACCAGGAACAATTTGTTCAATAGCACGAATATGCACGGCATTTTCTTTCATCTCTTTAATTTGAATAGGTGGTTGTAAAATATGGGTAATTTCCGCTTTTGTTTTCCCCATGCTTGCTAAGGTACTGGATAGCTTATATTCTCGGTACTGGTTCGCCACAGAATTTAAAATAGCTTGAATCGGTGCGGAAGATGCACTATTAGCAGCATCATGATAAAATAAAACATTCACTGGATCTCCTGTCTGCAGGTTATGAAACCCCTTAGGAATAACAAGAAGCGAAGCTAGTTTACCGTTTTTGATTTGCTGTACCTGCTTATGAACCGATGTCTGAACTTCTTTTACTTGAATTCCTGGGATTTGATCTAGGTGATGGAGGAAATCTTTTGATGCTGAAGAGTGGTCTTGATCGACATATTGGATAGTCAATGATACATCATTTGTATCGTCAAAAATGGAGCCGAACACGACAGTGAAGAGAATTGGTAAGACAATTAGAAAGAAAAAATTTCCTTTTTCTTTTACTAAAAGTTTGAGTTCTTTGATTATAATACTTTTCATATGGCATTCTCTTTTCCTTTCTTTTTGTTATTCTACAGTTAATCTCTTAAATTCGTACCTGTAAGCGATAAAAAAACTGATTCGAGTGTAGGACGGCTGATCTCCAATTCTTTTATTTCAATTCCCTGGTTCTCAGCCTTTTGTAAAACTTCTTTCACGGCGAACATCACATGATTGGTTTCAATGACCCAGCCGCTGCCTTTACGATACGTTTTGGCGGCATCGGGAATATTTACAATCTTCTCTAGCCCTTTCCCTTCCACATAAATAGCTTTATGACTATATCGGTCTAATAGTTCTTTTAAAGGCTCTTGGGTAAGAACGACCCCGTTGTCAATAATGGCAACACTGTTACATAGAATTTCGACTTCTTCCATATAGTGTGTAGAATATATGATGGTCACTCCTTCGCCCAATAAGGAACGAATCATTTCAAAAATATGATTACGCGATTGCGGATCAATTCCTACAGTTGGCTCATCAAGAATTAGCAACTGGGGTTGAT is a window encoding:
- a CDS encoding glycerophosphodiester phosphodiesterase family protein; the protein is MKKTGMIGLSLSLSLGLLANYAPEAMATGKQVKQQSMLQPIVDQVDVIAHRGASGYAPEHTLAAYEKAIQMKADYIELDLHMTKDGQLIAIHDSTLARTTNAEEVYPDRAPWRVKDFTLAEIKKLDAGSWFNKAYPEYAKKQYVGEKIPTLQEVIDFVKKKDPKVALYIETKDPDVYPGMEEKLVEILKKNGYLKKGKVIFQSFSEASLRKLQHLVPEDIPLIQLYSPDMIQGKNLDDVFNRAAEYAEGVGPDKSLVTPAFIQEAHERHMVVHPYTVNTQDEMVEQLSLGVDGMFTNYPDQLVELNKKPYISHGAASGEVADTSAVLWTRTSQPAKVRFEVSEDASFKKAIVKTKKATSEHDLTVQVKVTGLKPDTIYYYRVQALPGSHQVSGRFKTAPAENELKPLTIVWGGDTGGQGQIPPFKSFAAMADLKPDFFLFSGDTIYADNATPAVPNPPSKNIEDFWAKYKENRTDPNLRKLLQSTSVYAIWDDHEVTNDFSGPFEPLASTGFRAFTDYWPILDERSSSGKLYHKFSWGDTLDLFILNNRSYRDPDTKPDGQDKTMLGQEQLEWLKKELLNSDAQVKLIASSVPISIPTGKPNARDGWANGNNINPDDKTGYEHEFAEISKFIMENKMKNVYFVTADVHYADIIQYDPDHNGTVDYRELVSGPIGAGLGQPSTLDPTFGPDQLYAESGFFNFGVLKVDPGLKQVTVEIRDENGTVHFHHDFPIE
- a CDS encoding NAD(P)H oxidoreductase produces the protein MKVLTVVSHPRRESLTFAIADRFIQGLKDAGHEVEIADLYGEEFNPLLYEQDEPDWDNPNKTYSPRVHAEMERLKRNDGLAFIFPLWWYSLPAIVKGYIDRVWNYGFAYGGARLPHKKVLWIPLVGETEESLKKRNFDTMISHYLKVGLAGYTGIPQSEVAFLYNTLAEDMESEEEVKKHYESLFNRAYELGTTYSHSLTEK
- a CDS encoding DUF4083 family protein, with product MNIAIGDIMFQLVNILIIIFFLASLVSVVRYVSKNEKNNKQLQEKLDRIIELLEKERSGK
- a CDS encoding YnfA family protein, with protein sequence MIYTVLLFFLAGLAEIGGGYLVWLWLREGRPFWYGIIGSIVLILYGVIPTFQHFPSFGRVYAAYGGVFIVLSVLWGWGIDKKTPDTYDWIGVVICLIGVSVMLWAPRH
- a CDS encoding YiaA/YiaB family inner membrane protein encodes the protein MNYRRRNTQAFTFLAWTSFVLSCAFMFIGLYNMDAPLVEKGYYAVCACFLIMSSFVLQKTIRDNAEDDAYEKEYMPKKFEKEESK
- a CDS encoding BC_2427 family protein; its protein translation is MKRIDYKRMKQIRAKKINTFQSSGVQKKSIARCFQCINKKRTEKGNHAISEPDTEPSYVDTVEQIPHSDSKMADSTDVKHFFQTGHGDKTNDEPQIDSALEPVHTFETGFADEINNMLVRKDIDEPNRADNADESHKYGKIRSMTIKSPFSTFVEIDDFLHPPVFGGTVQHTAEFLDPDNRQTPQLDTKLLHTTTYYPEQPYCCLVSSKIHEMIFFADTVRTYGTKNKKNHYKSDVVPVHDSLSTKTKETNNQSCTSHDFIKIRAPVIVGEYEIEICLEEDVVFEEEIMKVNEISKEVVLTNCKFVPTQFSPSLSNGTCTALKGNLFIEGYIHQNIGYTAVSNKNTGSIQKDPATQLHQLCQKIVLDLIIHLLQVQPVRVHYDGKGI
- a CDS encoding CsxC family protein — translated: MSFGSSCNKGGQPTPPACPVTATEQIPLSNENTPVIQTPGLTPTLKVPVVLAEKTIQVVLEADIPLSPAATEIKRVTKNVFLEQVKLVPVRFERIGTTDFFRVTRAKLFISGFIRKDIEYASSACNGTLQDRIAEVPFSGFTEITADQFLTFPIIGISEDSKAFFLNEKNDLTPRLDKFFFQNLVKYNEQPYGELVGANFYELDFSPVNVDIRGQFSTLREKIVMDLTVKVLQVQQMQVAATLITPTFPEGTVD
- a CDS encoding ABC transporter permease — protein: MKSIIIKELKLLVKEKGNFFFLIVLPILFTVVFGSIFDDTNDVSLTIQYVDQDHSSASKDFLHHLDQIPGIQVKEVQTSVHKQVQQIKNGKLASLLVIPKGFHNLQTGDPVNVLFYHDAANSASSAPIQAILNSVANQYREYKLSSTLASMGKTKAEITHILQPPIQIKEMKENAVHIRAIEQIVPGYTVMFVFFIILVMLRSFLREKESGMISRLRSTPMNPLEYLIGMWIPAIISVLIQCTILLTFGHFVYDLHLGDLGAISLIILCLSICGTGLGLAVSFLVKGENQGRGITMLITLGGAALGGLWVPYDMLPSALQTIAHYTPQFWAQKGMQDVIIRGAHLNDIWPTLMVLLVFGIVGLLIGLLRFKSFLRSAAN
- a CDS encoding ABC transporter ATP-binding protein, which translates into the protein METVLDVKHLKKAYGKKQALKDVTFTVPKGTCLGLLGPNGAGKSTTMKILAGIIEADSGTATILGMDSVKQRHAIRRLVGYVPQAITLYEQLSAYDNLVFFGEMYGVRGTKLKQRIAEVLEQTGLTERAKDAVNTFSGGMKRRVNIAAALLHQPQLLILDEPTVGIDPQSRNHIFEMIRSLLGEGVTIIYSTHYMEEVEILCNSVAIIDNGVVLTQEPLKELLDRYSHKAIYVEGKGLEKIVNIPDAAKTYRKGSGWVIETNHVMFAVKEVLQKAENQGIEIKELEISRPTLESVFLSLTGTNLRD